One Glaciihabitans arcticus DNA window includes the following coding sequences:
- a CDS encoding DeoR/GlpR family DNA-binding transcription regulator gives MSTSIDARSTPAASGKRSRRMIAILDVLSERGTVGLSDLAETLAISPATARRDLADLADQRLIVRTHGGARLIDSRNELPVNLRDTRFSDAKRAIARAVADIIPQQRYAVALSGGSTAANVARALAQHNELTIVTNSLTIAQLVTTFPQLKVVMTGGILRPESLELVGVLAENTFNAINLGTAILGTDGITAEGGVTTHDETEARTNHAMVTHAQRVIVVADGSKIGRLALAQVATIEQVNLLVTDSSADPAALDEIRAAGVSVLVVEVN, from the coding sequence ATGAGCACGAGCATCGATGCCCGGAGCACACCTGCCGCATCCGGCAAACGGTCGCGCCGCATGATCGCCATCCTCGATGTGCTCAGCGAGCGCGGCACCGTCGGACTGTCCGACCTCGCCGAGACCCTCGCCATCTCCCCCGCTACCGCGCGACGGGATCTCGCGGATCTCGCCGACCAGCGCCTCATCGTGCGCACCCACGGCGGCGCGCGCCTGATCGACTCCCGCAACGAGCTGCCCGTCAACCTGCGTGACACCCGGTTCTCGGACGCGAAGCGTGCCATCGCCCGAGCTGTCGCGGACATCATCCCGCAGCAGCGCTACGCCGTCGCCCTCAGCGGCGGCTCGACCGCGGCCAACGTCGCCCGGGCGCTCGCGCAGCACAATGAACTCACCATCGTGACCAATTCGCTCACGATCGCCCAGCTGGTCACCACGTTTCCGCAGCTCAAGGTCGTAATGACCGGCGGCATCCTGCGACCCGAATCACTTGAACTCGTCGGCGTGCTCGCCGAGAACACCTTCAACGCGATCAACCTCGGCACCGCCATCCTCGGCACGGACGGCATCACTGCGGAGGGCGGGGTCACGACCCACGACGAGACCGAGGCGCGCACCAATCACGCCATGGTCACCCACGCGCAGCGGGTGATCGTCGTCGCGGACGGCTCAAAGATCGGCCGGCTCGCGCTCGCCCAGGTCGCGACGATCGAACAGGTCAACCTGCTGGTCACCGACTCCTCCGCGGACCCGGCGGCGCTCGACGAGATCCGGGCGGCCGGCGTGAGTGTGCTGGTCGTAGAAGTCAACTAG
- a CDS encoding ribokinase — protein MTSHPDIVVVGSINQDYFAYVDDFPGAGATILANDGASGLGGKGANQAIAARLLGARVAFVGAVGGDAAGTGALAALEADGVDVTGIRILNATGTGAAYITVNGAGENTIIVHSGANARVSADDVLSLGASAVVLAQGELPGAAIDAAARAALATGARFVLNLAPVVEVDLDTLATADPLIVNEGEAAELLGDYSDDLAGDLAARFGISVVVTLGSRGAAVSTPGRSWIEPSPVPSAVVDTTGAGDAFVGALAAALAAGRDLAFAVRVGAAAGSHAVESAGTTTSYARGVSLDELAS, from the coding sequence ATGACCTCACACCCGGACATCGTCGTCGTCGGCTCCATCAACCAGGACTATTTCGCCTACGTCGACGATTTCCCAGGGGCCGGCGCGACGATCCTCGCCAACGACGGGGCCTCGGGCCTCGGGGGCAAAGGAGCGAATCAGGCGATCGCGGCGCGACTCCTCGGTGCTCGGGTGGCTTTCGTTGGGGCCGTCGGCGGCGATGCCGCGGGCACCGGTGCGCTCGCGGCACTCGAGGCTGACGGGGTCGATGTGACGGGCATCCGAATTCTGAATGCCACGGGCACCGGCGCCGCCTACATCACGGTCAACGGCGCGGGTGAGAACACGATCATCGTGCACAGTGGCGCGAATGCGAGGGTTTCGGCGGATGACGTCCTCTCGCTGGGCGCCTCGGCCGTGGTGCTCGCGCAGGGGGAGCTGCCGGGTGCGGCGATCGACGCTGCCGCGCGCGCGGCGCTCGCCACGGGCGCCCGCTTCGTGCTCAATCTCGCGCCGGTGGTCGAGGTCGACCTCGACACCCTCGCGACCGCCGACCCGCTCATCGTGAACGAGGGCGAGGCCGCCGAGTTGCTCGGTGACTACAGCGACGACCTCGCGGGCGACCTCGCCGCGCGCTTCGGCATCTCGGTCGTCGTCACGCTGGGATCACGCGGAGCCGCCGTGTCCACACCTGGTCGATCCTGGATCGAGCCCTCACCGGTGCCCTCGGCGGTCGTCGACACCACGGGTGCGGGCGACGCGTTCGTCGGAGCGCTCGCGGCCGCGCTCGCCGCTGGGCGGGATCTCGCCTTCGCCGTGCGCGTGGGAGCCGCGGCCGGGTCGCACGCCGTCGAGTCGGCAGGCACCACGACGTCGTATGCGCGCGGGGTCAGTCTCGACGAGCTCGCTAGTTGA
- a CDS encoding ABC transporter substrate-binding protein: MNRFTRPISLLAAAAAVIALSGCGGSSPGATTLDKNADVTITWWTGQDEAAHKTLESLAEEFEKEHPNVTIDLSPGASSTEELLQKMLASFSGYNYPDISYAFGSWSSQLEGSNRTLDITERVQDDAIGWDEFSDSARQTVQPTGEKTIGFPAIVDNLSLIYNKTVFDAAGVDYPTEDWSWADFRSAAKRLTDPATNTYGYGYSVQGTEETTWQFWPHLWQAGGSILSEDGTSVEFDSEAGINALTFLRGMAVDDKSVYLDQTDTKAGQLFAADRIGMITSGPWQLYDLKAAGTSYGVVQLPGTGDDHQTVSGPDIWALFDHQDKNREYWAFEFTHWLTSAEQDQRWNVAIGNLPLRTSELSSDAFAEKVKEYPGLEVMAANSLNAKTARPTIKGYVWISESIGHAISEVLQGKGDPKSALEAAAEEANGQLK, translated from the coding sequence ATGAACAGGTTCACCCGTCCCATCTCCCTCCTGGCGGCCGCAGCGGCCGTCATCGCCCTGAGCGGGTGCGGCGGCAGTTCGCCCGGCGCGACGACTCTCGACAAGAACGCCGACGTCACCATCACCTGGTGGACCGGCCAGGACGAGGCCGCCCACAAGACGCTCGAGAGCCTCGCCGAGGAGTTCGAGAAGGAGCACCCGAACGTCACGATCGATCTGTCGCCGGGGGCGTCATCCACCGAGGAATTGCTGCAGAAGATGCTCGCCTCGTTCTCCGGGTACAACTACCCGGACATCTCGTACGCCTTCGGGTCGTGGTCGAGCCAGCTCGAGGGATCGAACCGCACCCTCGACATCACCGAGCGGGTTCAGGATGACGCCATCGGATGGGACGAGTTCTCGGACTCAGCCCGCCAGACGGTGCAGCCAACGGGGGAGAAGACAATCGGCTTCCCCGCGATCGTCGACAACCTCTCGCTCATCTACAACAAGACGGTCTTCGACGCGGCAGGCGTCGACTACCCGACCGAGGACTGGTCGTGGGCGGATTTCCGCTCGGCGGCCAAGCGCCTGACCGACCCCGCGACCAACACCTACGGCTACGGCTACTCGGTGCAGGGAACCGAGGAGACGACCTGGCAGTTCTGGCCGCACCTGTGGCAGGCGGGCGGCAGCATCCTCTCCGAGGATGGCACATCGGTCGAGTTCGACTCAGAGGCCGGCATCAACGCGCTTACCTTCCTGCGCGGAATGGCGGTCGACGACAAGAGCGTGTACCTCGACCAGACCGACACGAAGGCCGGCCAGCTCTTCGCCGCCGACCGCATCGGCATGATCACCTCGGGGCCGTGGCAGCTCTACGACCTCAAGGCCGCGGGCACCTCGTACGGTGTGGTGCAGCTGCCGGGAACCGGCGACGACCACCAGACCGTCTCCGGCCCCGACATCTGGGCCCTGTTCGACCACCAGGACAAGAACCGCGAGTACTGGGCTTTCGAGTTCACGCACTGGCTCACCTCAGCCGAACAGGACCAGCGGTGGAACGTGGCCATCGGCAACCTGCCGCTGCGCACCTCCGAGCTGTCCTCCGACGCCTTCGCGGAGAAGGTGAAGGAGTACCCCGGCCTCGAGGTGATGGCCGCCAACTCGCTCAATGCGAAGACCGCGCGCCCCACCATCAAGGGCTACGTGTGGATCTCCGAGTCCATCGGGCACGCCATCTCCGAGGTGCTGCAGGGCAAGGGCGATCCGAAGTCCGCTCTTGAGGCCGCCGCCGAGGAGGCGAACGGCCAGCTCAAGTAG